One part of the Fusobacterium pseudoperiodonticum genome encodes these proteins:
- the rpmC gene encoding 50S ribosomal protein L29 translates to MRAKEIREMTSEDLVVKCKELKEELFNLKFQLSLGQLTNTAKIREVRREIARINTILNER, encoded by the coding sequence ATGAGAGCTAAAGAAATAAGAGAAATGACTAGTGAAGACCTAGTTGTTAAGTGTAAAGAGCTAAAAGAAGAATTATTCAACTTGAAGTTCCAACTTTCATTAGGTCAACTAACTAATACAGCTAAAATAAGAGAAGTTAGAAGAGAAATTGCAAGAATCAACACTATCTTAAATGAAAGATAA
- the rpsQ gene encoding 30S ribosomal protein S17: MRNERKVREGIVVSDKMEKTIVVAIETMILHPIYKKRVKRTTKFKAHDEENVAQVGDKVRIMETRHLSKDKNWRLVEIIEKAR; this comes from the coding sequence TTGAGAAACGAAAGAAAAGTAAGAGAAGGAATAGTTGTTTCTGACAAAATGGAAAAAACGATAGTTGTTGCTATAGAAACAATGATACTTCATCCTATATACAAGAAAAGAGTAAAAAGAACTACTAAATTTAAAGCTCATGATGAAGAAAATGTAGCTCAAGTAGGAGATAAAGTAAGAATAATGGAAACTAGACATTTATCTAAGGATAAAAATTGGAGACTAGTAGAAATCATAGAAAAGGCAAGATAA